In Capra hircus breed San Clemente chromosome 26, ASM170441v1, whole genome shotgun sequence, the following are encoded in one genomic region:
- the IFIT3 gene encoding interferon-induced protein with tetratricopeptide repeats 3, with protein sequence MAGKTAIMSEDNKNSLEQILPQLRCHFTWNLFKEESVPHDLEERVCNQTEFLNSEFKATKYNLLAYINHLKGQNKAALQCLQQAEECIRREHADQAELRSLVTWGNYAWVYYHLGRFAEAQLYADKVKQVCQKFSNPYSIECPELDCEEGWTLVKCGGKKIETAKVYFQKALEEKPNNPEFSSGLAIAMYYLDERPEHQSPVEILRQAVELSPDDQYIKVLLALTLQKMNEQAEGEQLVVEALGKSCQTDVLCSAAKFYQGKGDLDKTIELLLRALESIPNNAYLYHQIACCYEAKVKQIQHTGASEASQKGEKIEELRKHARNYVSKAIEKGLNPLHAYADEFLESKECYQTAFSKELPSTKGQELHQHDCSPQEDHEISEDTEVQCSLDGLSISTKSTEKEKMIFQLQNVAKNQLPQNGPYSWSLQGLIHKMNGELLQAAECYEKALDHLLRNRPSGIGSIFLPATEHEEGSEEMEQDADSSRLRELPDP encoded by the exons ATGGCAGGGAAAACAGCCATCATGAG tgaggacaACAAGAATTCTCTGGAGCAAATCCTTCCGCAGCTGAGATGCCATTTCACGTGGAACTTATTTAAGGAAGAAAGTGTCCCTCATGACCTCGAAGAAAGAGTGTGTAACCAGACTGAATTTTTAAACTCTGAGTTCAAAGCTACAAAGTACAACTTGTTGGCCTACATAAACCACTTAAAGGGTCAAAACAAAGCAGCCCTGCAATGCTTACAGCAAGCCGAAGAGTGCATCCGGCGAGAGCACGCTGACCAGGCAGAGCTCAGAAGCCTGGTCACCTGGGGAAACTACGCCTGGGTCTACTATCACCTGGGAAGATTCGCAGAAGCTCAGCTTTATGCTGACAAGGTGAAACAAGTCTGCCAGAAGTTCTCAAATCCTTACAGTATTGAATGTCCTGagctggactgtgaggaagggtGGACACTGGTCAAGTGTGGtgggaaaaaaattgaaacagcAAAGGTGTATTTTCAGAAGGCTCTGGAAGAGAAACCCAACAACCCAGAATTCTCCTCTGGACTGGCCATCGCAATGTACTACCTGGATGAGAGGCCAGAGCACCAGTCCCCTGTGGAAATTCTGAGGCAGGCCGTTGAGCTGAGTCCCGACGATCAGTACATCAAAGTTCTCCTGGCCCTGACGCTGCAGAAGATGAACGAACAAGCTGAAGGGGAACAGCTGGTTGTCGAGGCTCTGGGAAAATCTTGTCAAACAGATGTCCTttgcagtgcagccaaattttACCAAGGAAAAGGTGATCTAGACAAAACAATTGAACTGTTGCTAAGGGCACTGGAATCCATACCAAACAATGCCTACCTCTATCACCAGATAGCATGCTGCTATGAGGCAAAAGTCAAACAAATTCAACACACAGGAGCATCTGAAGCTAGTCAGAAAGGAGAGAAGATTGAAGAACTAAGGAAACATGCTAGAAACTATGTGAGTAAAGCGATTGAGAAGGGACTAAACCCTCTGCATGCCTATGCTGATGAGTTCCTGGAAAGCAAAGAATGTTATCAGACAGCTTTCAGTAAGGAGCTCCCCAGCACCAAGGGACAAGAGCTCCATCAGCATGATTGCAGTCCTCAGGAGGATCACGAGATATCTGAAGACACTGAAGTCCAGTGTTCTTTAGACGGTTTATCCATAAGCACAAAAtcaactgagaaagaaaagatgatatTTCAGCTACAGAATGTAGCTAAAAACCAGCTACCACAGAATGGACCATACTCTTGGTCTCTCCAAGGCTTAATTCACAAGATGAATGGAGAGCTGCTGCAGGCGGCTGAATGCTATGAGAAGGCACTGGATCACCTCCTAAGGAACCGCCCTTCAGGCATAGGCAGCATTTTCCTGCCAGCAACTGAGCATGAAGAAGGCAGTGAGGAAATGGAGCAGGATGCAGACAGCTCTAGACTCAGAGAGCTTCCCGACCCCTGA